A single genomic interval of uncultured Sunxiuqinia sp. harbors:
- a CDS encoding YkgJ family cysteine cluster protein, with protein sequence MKKEFDNYHELRDKIDLLTEKLSDKHTNHMVCKKGCDLCCMDYDVFPVEYNSIKKKIENESIDFQESTDGSCIFLKDHACQIYKHRPIICRTHGLPLLFMNDEQWELSACELNFTDFDDEDFSAENTFPQDKFNSELFIINKNYIKENNLQHSEFDLIPLNKLRD encoded by the coding sequence ATGAAAAAGGAATTTGACAATTATCACGAGCTAAGAGATAAAATTGATCTGTTGACAGAGAAATTATCTGACAAACACACAAATCACATGGTCTGCAAAAAAGGCTGTGACTTGTGCTGCATGGATTATGATGTTTTCCCTGTTGAATACAATTCAATAAAAAAGAAGATTGAAAATGAGTCAATAGACTTTCAAGAATCTACTGATGGAAGTTGTATTTTCCTGAAGGATCACGCCTGTCAAATCTATAAACATCGACCAATTATATGTCGCACCCACGGCTTACCGCTACTCTTTATGAATGATGAGCAGTGGGAATTATCAGCTTGCGAATTAAATTTTACAGATTTTGATGATGAGGATTTTTCTGCAGAAAATACGTTTCCTCAAGACAAATTCAATAGCGAACTATTCATTATTAATAAAAATTACATCAAAGAAAATAATCTGCAACATTCCGAATTTGATCTGATTCCACTAAATAAACTACGCGACTGA
- a CDS encoding helix-turn-helix domain-containing protein, with protein MVAERQNLEYQLKKILESDQFSRSNVNKVLLSLLFRATIEGRKLKEATIGSEIFGNSYDPVKNDNKVRVYIHNLRRKLSAYYETEGQNDKVIFQIEKGEYRVVFKDVEEKKSLFSNSGSIVGLSVLLLFFIGAFFFFRKKTSSDFWEGFLDEKFSITVLIGDHFTIESNVPTGGFGTFRDFSINSEQDFTQHLQQHPEQASQMVPNQYPYVTKMGPYSAKMLSQYFGDHGTSFDLLLNSEWDKSKINTENLVYVGQFKTMGFLKNVFTDYFPNYEIIGEKITRRDFTNNDKETFRSRSGNQIIDYTIVSKMHGPVDNDIVMFLSDNDIGVIRMVEYFTDKDSIAAFYNRQQLLGKDFAALFKVSGWERTGYTMELIKLDIK; from the coding sequence ATGGTGGCTGAAAGACAAAATCTCGAATATCAATTAAAAAAGATACTTGAAAGTGATCAGTTTTCACGTTCAAATGTGAATAAGGTGCTACTTTCTCTATTGTTTCGTGCAACTATAGAAGGACGAAAGTTGAAGGAAGCCACAATTGGATCAGAGATTTTTGGTAATAGCTACGACCCTGTAAAAAATGACAATAAGGTTCGGGTTTATATTCATAATCTGCGAAGAAAACTATCTGCCTATTATGAAACGGAAGGACAAAATGACAAAGTTATTTTTCAGATTGAAAAAGGAGAGTACCGGGTCGTTTTTAAAGATGTTGAAGAGAAAAAATCATTATTCTCTAACTCTGGAAGCATTGTCGGTTTGTCAGTTTTACTTCTCTTTTTTATTGGAGCTTTTTTTTTCTTTAGAAAAAAAACATCAAGTGATTTCTGGGAAGGTTTTTTAGATGAAAAATTCTCAATAACAGTATTGATTGGTGATCATTTTACCATTGAATCAAACGTGCCAACCGGAGGTTTCGGAACATTCAGGGATTTTTCAATAAACTCAGAGCAAGACTTTACGCAACATTTGCAGCAACATCCGGAACAAGCTTCTCAAATGGTTCCCAATCAATATCCATACGTGACGAAAATGGGACCTTATAGCGCGAAGATGTTGAGTCAGTATTTTGGAGATCACGGAACATCTTTTGATTTGTTGTTAAACTCAGAATGGGATAAGTCAAAAATTAATACTGAGAACCTGGTTTATGTTGGCCAGTTCAAGACGATGGGGTTTTTGAAAAATGTCTTTACAGATTACTTCCCAAATTATGAGATTATTGGTGAAAAAATAACCCGAAGAGATTTCACCAACAACGATAAAGAAACTTTTCGGTCAAGATCAGGGAATCAGATTATTGATTATACAATTGTGTCTAAAATGCATGGTCCTGTTGATAATGATATTGTGATGTTTCTTTCGGATAACGATATTGGAGTGATTCGGATGGTTGAGTATTTCACAGACAAGGATTCTATCGCAGCCTTTTATAATCGACAACAGTTACTTGGAAAAGATTTTGCGGCTCTTTTTAAAGTCAGTGGCTGGGAACGGACGGGTTATACCATGGAGTTAATCAAGTTGGATATAAAATAA